GGATGTAGTTTCAGAAACTCAATATGCTATGGAAAATGTTTATTGAGGAGTATCCAGAAACGCTCCGTTGAAAAGTTAGgttgcttcaaagatgaagACTTGATTATGattctattaatttttttttaatgtaggacagagataaagaaaaaaaaatttgcagagATCCACCTACATCTCATTTTCTAACTCACCCTCCACAGCATTCAAGTTTCCAAATAAAGTCTTCTTGTCAGAGcataatttttaatgataatATTCAAATCCTGAATAAAAGTTATGGtggaaaacaaaaaatggttTGCGATTTCAAACCTCTGTAGCTATGGCGGATGAGTTACAGCAGGATTTAAAGTTCTAGGTAAATCTATATTGGAAAAATGCCACCAGTTTCTTATTTGCTTTTACCTTTCTTCCtttgaaaaaatggaataaatCCATAATCAATTGGTCACTTTTGAAGCAACGTAACTCTTCAAAGAAAAGTTTCTGAGACTTTTCGTcattattgaaattttaaaactatATCCCAATTCATTTCCATAaatcctgggacaccctgtttATCATGAACCCAGCCAAATCAAAATTAAGATCAAACAAATATACCTCCTCCTTGTTCTTGTCATCTTTGTCCGCTATTTGAAATTTCACGCAATTATCGCACTTTACAGCACACAAGactttttttccaaatatgaatttcaGTCCTTGTTCTTCTAATATTTTCTGATACTTATCTCTTATGTCCTTATCCAACTTATTGCCGATGATGATCTGATCCTGGGTGAATATAGACACTTTTGATCCTAACCTCGACCAGACACATCCCTGAAAAGGAAAGCTAGACACATAAATTCAAAGAGAATGTTTCAATTCATAGGGATCAAATCGTCTCTACAAAACATTCAAGATGAAGGAGCTAACAAAATCCAAAATCCAAAATCGAATGCGACTATCTCTTCGCGTAGTGGTTAGCAATATGTGATtgttgtaatttgttttgacttAAGTGAATTttggattgatgtggccgatactcgATGAATGTCCATAATTGATATCTTAGATTATatcagttttgaaattacttGTGAAATGTTGGCGGTCAAAAAATGATATTGCTACAGTATTTAATCCCTTATTACGTCGAGTGAGACTGTGAGACTCAACTCAAGTTGAGTTTAGAGttaatatattgaagaattctcaCCATTTCTATGGATATGATGCCAGCTCCAAGAATTGCCATTCGCCTAGGGACTTCTTTCAGATTAATAGCACCAGTCGAAGAAACTATTCGTTCCTCGTCGATCTAAAATGCGAAAACTAAATAGTTCTATGAACACACTGCCTTTACTCTACTTATGGAGAATgaagagaaggagaacgatcgccatactaaatgtgtctccaaaaagggagaaaataggagtcgctgcgatcgcatGGATGATGGATAAGGATTtgagcgtcaatttgaaatgaatagccttcattttattttagtttatgtatcatcgtagttttttctgatgaattttcaaatacgtttgtccaaatctataataaatatggatttttctgaattatattcaataaaatacaattcacatTATAAAGGGAATTAAGTAGATGACAAAAGACTTGTCAAGAGAATGCAAATATCAAGTGAAAAAGTTAGGTACCTATTTAGAATAAGGaagtattatattataataagtAGTATTATTGCGCTCAGGTtttctgaaacaccctgtataaatgaaaaaaatcggTAACTCTCATTTGAATTATAAACACAGAAGCATAAGGGGCTGGGTATGTTCAATAATCACCGTTTATTTACCTCTATTCCAGGAAACTGACGTATAACCGAACCAGTGGCGATGAGAATGTTCTCAGCCTCTATGACTGATTGTTTTCCATCGTTTCCGTCTACTGAGATTTGATTGCAGCCGCATATCCGAGCGTTTCCCCTTACAATGTGTATACCTTGACTTTTGAACAAGTTCTGCATGTAGTCGCTCAGTTCTTTCATCACTTTTGCTTTGGTCCTCATCATCTGATCCAGATCCAGTTTCGGTTCAGAGGCTGGAATTTTTATCGAATTTATCCTATGTTTTGGACCACCACTGTTCACTATAGAGTATTCCTAAGACATTCACCACTTACTGATAACTCCTTGAAGGGCGAGAAATCCAGACTTAACCTGGCTGTAAGAATGAGAAAACTTCATCAAGCATTTTGTTGGGATGCATCCATAATTTATGCATGTACCACCCATAGTGGGATATTTGTCTATGACCACGATCTGAAAGCAATAGTTATGATCTTGTTCTGTT
This genomic stretch from Coccinella septempunctata chromosome 7, icCocSept1.1, whole genome shotgun sequence harbors:
- the LOC123317064 gene encoding dihydrolipoyl dehydrogenase, mitochondrial-like isoform X2, which produces MVLNIQVKSGFLALQGVITSEPKLDLDQMMRTKAKVMKELSDYMQNLFKSQGIHIVRGNARICGCNQISVDGNDGKQSVIEAENILIATGSVIRQFPGIEIDEERIVSSTGAINLKEVPRRMAILGAGIISIEMGCVWSRLGSKVSIFTQDQIIIGNKLDKDIRDKYQKILEEQGLKFIFGKKVLCAVKCDNCVKFQIADKDDKNKEELECDVLMVAVGRIPYTCGLGLERVGIETDQAGFIPVQKNYQTCVPNFYAAGDVTLGPMTAHKAIEDGILMVDGLCGREVSLDLNNIPMAIYTHPEAACVGKTEEELKKENHPYRVSWSTFKTCARARTDLDTTGYIKALICAKTDRILGTHIIGDQAGEIINEVTLAQQYGLTAEHVARVVHAHPTYAKMLKTTFSH